The sequence AACAACACAGGCACTTGTTCAGTGTTAGGCACAGCCTAACTCACAAGATAAACTGAAGTCATGAGTTTCTTTTCTGGAGACAAAATATTCAAagtagagaagaaaaatatttaatattaaacttCACATCAAAATACACAGGAACGTTTTCTTCTAAGCCCAACATCATATCTTTGTgacagtgagaaatttttagcATTGTTTAGTGTCTGTAGGTCAGTAAATATAGTCCCATGATGCCTGTCTTTCAGAAACAATCATTTTATTGGCATTGTATCTAATGATATTATCTTTTCACAATTTCATAAGCTGGTCTTAAGACATTCTAAGCTGACAATTTATtgacttttttggtttttacctACCCGGAGTCTCCTGTGAAGATTCTTGATCTCTCTTTCCATGTCATGCTTTTGATCCTGAAGTTTTTTAACTGTATCTGGAAAAAAAGTTCAATTCCCTGTAAGATCTTAGTCAGGGATTTATCTACTTAAAAATGAATAACTGAAAAGACCTGCAAATGTTTTTGAAGACTTAATCAGAGAAAACGTTTTTATAACCAAAGACATCTGAAGAAACACAGTAGGAGAGGGAATCATTTGCCAGAGGGTGTTAATAGGTACAGGGGAGCAGCATAAGCAAACTCAATTCTTATACAAATCCCAAATCACAATACTAATATGACAAAGCAGTAGCAAAGAGCCAAGTAAAGAAGGTAGGCAATTTAACATGAAAGGATCCTAAAAACATGGATGTCTGGGGGTTTCCCCTCCTCAAACAtaagctgcagccacaggaagcCTTTTGATTATTCACAGTTTAATTCCTGCCACCAAGCAGCTGACATAACACTCTCAGCCCTGCCTTCCACAGGGATAAAACTGAACTCGTGTCCCCAAGAATCTGACATTCTTGTCTATCGAGCTACTATTTGAGGTCAAAGCAAACTATATTTACAGCAAAAGGCCAAACAGCCTGTGAGCTTGTGTTATGAGAGAGAGGGTCCCTAAATCTGTCAGCAGCCACGCAGCAGGGTGCCCAGCCTGACCAGCAGCAGTGTGTGGCGTCTGACAGACTGGCTGCTGCAATTATTCTTCATTTGGGACTTTATTCAATGCACCAGGAGCATGTGATTGATTACTCCATTCTTAAAACTAAGCAACTAATGAAGCAGCAGAAATTTCTAATCATTGTGTCACTTCACTGATCCTTGCATTCTaggatgttttatttctgttgtattGTGTGACTgtaaaaactgtaaaaatgaTGGAGAAGGTGactaaatgcatttttttgttcAGGTTCATTATCccaacaaatatttttcctgtacaTTAGCAATGCTCTTTCTACAACACAACATTTAGGCTGTTCAGTACACAAAACCTTCCTCAACAGCCCCAAGTACAGGGACTTTTTAAGTCACAGTAAATTTCTTTACAAGAATCATAAAAATGAAACCTCAGCTGGTCTGAAAACACAATAACCTTTCGAACTTGGAAAAGTTGGAACAGAAAAAATAGACAGATACTTCTGTATTTATCTCCTCCTTGTAAAACTGCCCATTTTAAGTTGCACCCAGCTGATCTTTAAGCTTTGAAGATAAGCTACAGGGTGGGCCACTCACATCTCATGCTGCCATGATACTTAAGCAAAGCCCTCCAATTTTTAGCTTGACTCTTGATACACAACTTGTTTGAGCTAAATTCAGAACTAGGAGGCCGGCTTTAGGCCAAAGTTATAAAATTTGCTCCCCCCACCTTTTCCTTTAAATACATTTTGGAACAAATCAAGTCAAGGTTCATTCTCACTTTTAAAACagttcaaagaaaaaatgtttttaaaaacaaaatttgcgGTACTACTAAAAGCAAGCTATCTAAAAATAACCACAAACCAGAAACCATAAATGCACCCAGTTAAAGCTTGTGTAGTGCCATTGTTCTGAGCTTCTGTGAGTTATGAAACGCACCATTAAATTTTAGTGTATTTATGCTTTGAAGTAAAACACAATGGTCTGGATATTCTGCAGGTACATAAATAATACAGAGCAGTTTGGAGCAGTTGTTGGAAACAGTGCTCTCTCCTCCCCAATCAACCAAGGAGACTAAAAATACCCCCCCCCACCAAACTGCAACTGAATTTGAAATGCAGTGAGAAATTATGAGTAATGTAAGTGATTTCACCTGTTCCACCAGCTACAGCCTGAAAATTCAAGTAGTCAAAACAGGTAGAGGCTGCCATGTGGCCCCTTTCCTTTCTGCATCCCTGTAAACTCCACATTCTtctcaaacacacacaaaccctTTCCACCTCCACTGCCTGAAGTTTCAGTGTGGTAGGACAGGTACTTCCACCTCTATCCAGTCTCCTTCTTCAATGATCACAGACAACAAAGGAGACTGAGATAAAAGAAAAGGTAACTACACATTAGGGTAAATGAAGAACAAGGAGACTCTTCTGATGAATGAACAGGATAATTAAAAATGGCAAATCAGCAAACTCGTGTTTTGACTGCAGGATCCAATTACATCtacatttcagaaaattataTTGATTTAAGCCACAGTTTGACAAGACCTTGCCTCTACctaagaggcagaaaaaaaaaaagattatggAACATGCAGACTACAAATGGTAAAGAAAATTCTTATAGTTagggctgggggtgggaggAAGAGTTTTGTAAGGCTACCAGAGAAAAGGTATCACAATGTTCTGTATCTGCAATTTTTACTAATTATATTATAACTGGCAGTTAGAATTTATcactatgaaataaaaatgaatatcAACATTCAACTGTATAATTTCAATAgtttctggagaaaaaatattaacaatatTCATGTGCAGTAGTTTCAGGAAAAATGACATGACAATTCCTGGGAAGGGACACTAAATCAAGTAATTCTGCCACAGGCAATTCCACAATGGACACTCTCCCAGTTTTTGTACTGGTTTCACAGGCATGCCTTACACTGGGAGAGCATTTTGGTTCTTTAGCATAGAAATGGCTATCCCAAAACAACCACAAATACACAGAGCAGTGTAAGAACTACAGATTCCTTCTGTAAGGAACAGGCACTGGGCACAAATACCAAAGCTCAGGCAATTTGTAGACCAATCTTGCTTCTGAGCTCATCATGTAAGACAATACATCTGTACAGCAAGAAAGGTGACTTTTTAAGGGTCTGCCATTAGTCACAAaactaaaaatgttaaaaaaggtACCAAAAATGAACATCCTATTGACTTTTCCAACACTTTGTTAGAAAAGGCCTAAATATGGTAAAGCAAACATTTGATTTCATAACTGCTGTCAAGATccttttcaaatgaaatataGCAGAATTAAAACTAACACTGTCAGCTCCATAAAAGAACTATTCATTGAACATTAAAAATATCCACCTTCTAGCTCACCTACACTTGTCCTAAAAATTTACTGACTTTTACTTACAGACTAGGAGAACCTATGTGCACCTGTGCTAAGAGAACAAGCAATGATTATTTTTGTGCTTCAGAAGAAACCTTTGAGAAGTGGTAAGCTAACCCacaaatacacattttctgCACATCAGGAGTCAAACTTTTTGGGCAAAAATTTCCTCACAAACTCTTATTAACTGCTTGGGAGAATAACAGGTTTCTGTTTCCCACTTAGTTACTGCAGATGACTCATGTGACAGCTGGGCTACCTGACTGCTCAAAGTTTTTGGGATCAGGAGTGAAAGCCAGAGGGAACACGCCATCTAGTGCAGTGTCAGCCTTCCCCACCTACTTACctaccttccttccttctttctttccttccttccttctttccttccttccttctttctttctttccttccttccttctttctttctttccttccttccttctttccttccttccttctttccttccttccttctttccttccttccttctttccttccttccttctttccttccttccttctttccttccttccttctttccttccttccttccttctttccttccttccttccttctttctttccttccttctttccttccttctttctttccttccttcctttttctttctttctttccttccttctttttctttctttctttctttccttccttctttccttccttccttctttttctttctttccttccttctttccttccttctttccttccttctttccttccttctttccttccttctttccttccttccttctttccttccttctttccttccttctttccttccttctttccttccttctttccttccttctttccttcctcccttcccttcctcccttcccttcctcccttcccttccttcccttcccttccttcccttcctccctcccttcctccttccccactgcctgtttcagctcagcacagcatgGAGGATATAAAACACTGATTATTTTagcatttcttatttttacataCAATAGAATCTTAGAATATCctcagttggaagggatctaCCAGGATTATCGAGTCACAATCCTGGCCCTACACAGGTCACCCCAACAAtctcaccctgtgcctgagagctttGTCCAAACCCTCCTTGGGCTCTGGCAGGCTTGGGGCCATCCTGGGGATCCTGttcccaaccaccctctggtgaagaaccttttcctggtatccaacctaaacttcccctgacTCAGCTCCAGCCATTTCCTCAAGTCCTGTCACCAGTCCCAGAGCAGGGCCTGAAGACCACGGTGAGGTCACTCCTCAGtgtcctccaggctgaacaaaccaggtgccctcagctgctcctccctaGGTTCCCCCTGCAGGCCCTTTAAACACTGTGCTTACAAGTCCTCATCCCAGCAGTGAGGAGCTCAGCTGCAGTGactgcagctctcagcacaTCTGGCTGCATGTCAGGAACATCCTGTGTGCTTTTCAGCAATGCAATTTGCATCCTGCTGCACCATCAAAGAGATCCCTGTTTCTGCAGGCAGACATGTTTACAGCTCAAATGTGACAGTTCAATACCCAGATTAATGTGAAAAATGTTCCACTGGAGGTTCCTTGTGCCTCCTCTTGGTGTTTGAAAAGCCCACAGTGAAGCATGCCCTACGTGCTTGGAGTGTTTCCCATTTCTACATTACTATTTGTGTTGATTGATCATTACATGGAATGAACACTCACCACCTCATCTATGAGGCATCTTTCTCCTAAGTGTAAAGTCTGTCTTTAGTAAAATTTTTAAGTTCTAATTTTCCCTTTTGTATGTAGAagtctatttttaaatgctgtatGTACTACCTCAAAGTCCCAGATTTTTCACTATGTCCTATGTTGCCACCACTTAGAGACTACCACGAAAAAACTCCTGTAAGAGGTTTAACTATGAACCCAAAATCAACAGAGTTTTCAAGTTGTcagaaaaaagcagtttttaaagTTTATGGAATTCCTCGTGTGCCATCCTCTCTTACTGCCACTAGATGCCACTCTCCTTCCAGCACAGAACTAACACAACAGCTTGCTCCATCCTAAGGATCACGTCAGGACATTGGCTGGTCCACGTGAATTTTCCAAGATCAATGAATAACAAAGACTTTTGCAGTTTTTCTTGAGAATTTTTCCCCTGGCAGAGGTTTGCCTGCCCGAATTTTCGCCagtcaaaattaaaaatctgagaGCTGGTTTGTACTCACAAAGCAGAAGCATCTAAAAATCAGAGCTGCCTTGTGATGAGGTATTGCTAGGCAGAAACCCAAATATCCACTTGACTACAGTGCTGCTTCCTGCATGAGTGTATTTCAGTTAatggacaaaaaaaaacaagtagAAAACTGTTCAACCTTTTTGAGTCTTTGCTCCAAAATTACTGtctttttgcacagaaatggaaaaaaaattcagaataaacaGTTAAAACTATTTTGTAAAGAGAAGCAGTGACTGCCTTTCAAGATAAAGAAGGGTTGCTTAGGGAAACAACACTCACAGCCATGTCTGAAGATACTGAGCTTGAATAAGCAATTTACCTTGCTTAAGACACCAACTTTTCTTGATAGCAGAGCAATTAAAAGCCCTTTCTATGAATATTTCCCTTGTTGTTAGAAGGAAtcatgctttgttttttttgctATCTTGTTTCATCTTTGAATAACATGGAAGACTAACAGATATGTAAATCCTCTAAGCAGCACTGTGCAAATACAGCTTGCCAGGGTAGAGTTGCCCGTGCTCTTAATTAGATGGAGGCTAATTGCAGAATTCCAGCCCGTGGTAGGAATGTCTGAGCAGGTCTCCAAGATCAGAGAGGGAACTAAGGCACAGAGAGCTAGACAGGTACACAGTAAACATGGTTTCTACCACATGTTTCTCTACTTTGAAGAACAACTTGAAAACAGTATTAGCAGatttcatttttgttctctAGTCATAGGTTTTATTCCCACACCAGCTACTAAGTGGGTCTGGAAAAGCTAAGccaacttgatttttttcttcccccggTGTGTAAGGACTCTGCAAAACCTCCTCTGACTTGAATTCAGACATACAAACaacaagtaaaaatattttcaatattacAGTGTTCTACTTGAGCTTTCCTTAAATAATCCTTTCTCTCAAGAGAAATGCATATCACTTACTCTCCAAATCAGATATGATGAGGTTGTCATGAAGCTTCACAGCACGGTGCTGCTCTACTTCATCCTCCAGCTCAAAGATGGTTTCTTTCATGTCGCTCCTCTCAGTCTCTTTTTCCTCCAGTTCTGTCCGAAGCTTTTCTAGAGTCACATTGAGGTCCTCAATTTGTTTCTTGGCTTCTTCTTGGAACACTCTGTATTCATCTTCAACCTAAAGAAGAATAAATCTCAGTTGCATATTAAACACACTTTTTGTTTTGTAACTACCAcacttaaaatttctttctgcaaCCAGACAAATACAGGAGAAATAAAAGTCTTTGCCTATACATTGTTCTAGTGCAACTCTTCTCCTGGGCCAAAGTTAAACTTTTTTATATTCCCAGGCTGGATAAATGAGCATTCCCAGCTACTCTCAGAGCAGTGCCCTGCATACAAGTGAAGCAACACCACCATTGTACCAAGGCTGAGGTTTCATGAGCAGCTGATCCAATTTAACATCCAGCTGCTATGGAAAAGGGACAGGGTGGAGGGGAAATGTTAAAACTCTTTACCCTTCCTTTCTcttgccaaaagagaaaaaacctgGTCTCTTGTGCATCAATTTCAGTGCTTGCTGGACCTGTGTGATGAGTGATTTCCTTAAGCAAGTGTGACATTTGTGTGTGAGGTGTGTTAGTGAGTTGAAGCAGTTCTCAGAGGAGTCTGTCAAactattattttgaaaaaaaaaacaaaacagggaagggaagaagtgGTTGACTTCTCTCGTTCAGGAGCAGGGGAAGCAGCTTTTTTATCCTGCTTCACAAAAGTGTAACATAAGTAATAGGCTGGGATCAGTGGCACAGGAACATTAACCCAACagggttaaaaaataaatttatttttatatatatatataaaaaatagggtgtcagaaaaacaagagaaaagagaaaataggtTGTGGTTTAGGGTGGGCAATGCTGGCAGGCACCAAGTTTAACAGACAAAATACCCTGCTCTTAAGTCATCTGCTtcagtggtttttattttaatagcacTCTCCAACGTATAATTATTAAAATCACCTTAGTATGGTTTTCAGCCCAAATTAAGGTTGATTCTAACAGGCTAGTGATCATGACTAACATGTTGTTTTGCAGCTAATATATAGTTCACACATTAAATTTGGTATAAACTGTCTCTTCAGGAAGATATACCTTTAAATGCACATGTAAAGTTATTAAATAAATTGTGTGATTCTTGCTATTATATTAAATTATGGTAAATACTTTTACTAGACATAGCTACTGCATAAATTAGAAATACTTGGGTCAAAACAGAACTGGGAATAAACATTTTGATCCGAAACCTAATCAGCACATAAAGTCTTGCAGAAGGTGTGCAAGTTAAGCACTAAATGAGTATGGGATCTTAAATACTGTTTAAGTTTGGACACTGAAATAGGTTGTggagtttaaatatttttaaaagtaacacAACAGTCACCCTGTAGCTCAATGTATCCATATAATTTTCTCAAATGCTGACATCATTTTCATAACAAAAGTCAAGAGAAAGTGATCAGTCCTAACACTACTGCAATCTAATTAAGCTCATAATTAATCTTTTACTTCTGAAAGAACTGCAGAGGCCAGTAGGCCATTGTGTACATGGGGTGTCAGGATGCAATGGTATTTGAAGCCCTACCTTAGCAATGGCATCTTGCAATCGATTGGCATCATTGCGGGTGtgtgccagctcctcctgcagaccaCTGGCCAAgctctctgctttttccttatCCAGCCTGACACTCTCCAGCAGGTCTTGTATATCTGATTTATCTCCAGAGTTGTGTATGGAATATAACTCAGCCACTCTCTGCTTTTCGTGCTCCAGCTGAGCTTTCAGCCTGTTCATCTCAATCTGGTCACTGGCTACTGTGGCTTTGTACTCCTCTAAGGTAGATGCCAGAGCTGTTTTGCTCTTCTGCTCTGACTCAATGATCCGTTCCATGTGGTGATTCCTTTCTTTTAATGCCCCTATCATCTCTTGGGCCTCCTTGTTGTCTTGTTCTGCCATCTTCAAAGTGTTGCTCAAGTGCTGCTGAacgcccagcagctgctcccgcTCGAAGCGCGCGTTCTCCGCCAGCTCCATGTagcgctgctccagctccatgtAGCGCCCGCTCTTCATGTCTTCATCAATCACATAGGAAATGTGGTGCTCATCCAAAAGGGAGCGGAAATACTCGATCTGACGGCTGAAGTGCTCCAGTTTGTCACTCTGCTGGCACAAAGACTCCATCAGGATTACCTTCTCCTCTCCAAGTCTTTCATTCTCGCTGTTCAGCTCTTGTGTTATTTGTTGCAGATCTGCAAGCTCTTGAAGCGTGGCCTGGAGCTCCTCAGCTGTACTGTGTTGATTCTCTTCCATCTGATGTATCCGTTCTGTCAGACAGGCTACAGACACTTCACTTGCATTGCCACTGCTTCCCTTCCTAGACCTTTCTATACTTGGTACTCCTTCAGATTCTGAAGATGATGGAGCATCTAAGGCATCATCGCTTGATGTCAGTGGCTGATAAACTTCACTGCACTCACTGTCTAAATTATCCATGGAATTACTGTGTTGGTTGTCCATGAGAGTATTTTCATCCTGACTTAACAAGTCTTCCATCGACCCAGGAGCAGAACCTTCCACTGAAGATGTCAGAGTGCCCCCACCATCGCTGTGGTTGCCAGCTGTAATCTCTGGACTCAAAGACTGATAGCCAAAGAGCTTTTCAGAGTTGTCCAGCCTTTGTTCCAAAGAAAAGCCCAAAGCATTCAGTCTGTCTTTTAACATTCGATTCTCATTCTTCAGCTGGTTGAGCTCTTCTCTGATGGCAGTGTTTTGTTCCTGTAACTGGAGCAGTGTAGACTCTACATCAGTTGGCTGATGGACAACAATGGCTTCTTTCTCTTCAGATTTTTCATCCCCCTCAAGATGATCTTCGTTGAGTCCCAGCTGAGCACGCATGTCCCTCAATTCATTTCTCAGATGCAAGATCTCCACATCTTTTGTTTTTGCTAGCGTCAGAAGATCGTTCACCTTTGCTTCCAGCGCAGCCCTGTCGCTGATCTGATTGTCTGACTTGGACTTGCTCATGCGGACGTCGGAGTCGGGGTTGGTGCGGCTGCGGGAGCGCTTGGCCAGCCCCGCGTCGCCggggccctgccctgccagaggcAGCTTCTTGCTCTGGCTCAGACGGGAACGCTCCCGGATCCTCTCTCTGGAAGAGCTGGACTCTTTATTTCCAGAGGAAGCGCTACGTTTAGCTGTGGAACTTGTACCTGTGTGTTTGTTGAAAGTTAGGAACATGAATTTAAAATACTGTGTCTGTCACAGCAGGCTGTGTGCTTTGTATCAGCAACACAGTGGCTGATTTTCTGAAGCACACTGTTAAATACATTTCATAGAAAATATTGGAAGTAAGCATTAACCCAACATtcagtgttttctgttttctgtattttcatctcactgcataaaaataaagatagatCATTACTCCTTTATTTCCAGATGGTTTACAGCTTTGCAAGCATtactgaatccaaaacacagcaatgGAAGGCAAGACCTATTTCAATCCATATCAATAACACACTAaatgatttcatttttctcaaCAGCTCTCCtactttatttctgtaaagcaatacaaaacatccaaaatgttCATTGTAACAATTCATCTTTGAGATTTAGTGCTTGTGTCATGGATTTTTTAAACAGACAATTTTAGAAAAATCTAtgattttctaaattaattatattatttcaTCTTATACAATAGTTGCATAGTCAGTACTGAAAAAAACTAAAAGGAACACCCTCCAAAAAAGCAATTACATtattaaaaacaggaaaatagtTTAGAAGATGTGTTATTTGATCATGGTGTTATTGAGCATCTCAGTAAGCAGCCTGGATCCTCaatacattaaaagaaaataaaaagccccCCAACTTCCACCTTTAAGAATCAATATATCCATTTACCTGCAatagttttgggtttgttttctagAGTGTTCATGGTTGTCCCTGGAGCTGAAGGTGCTGTTGATACACAAGAGTTCTTCTTGGCCTTGACACCGTTGGTCATTGTCACTCCGCCGCCACCAGCCATCCCTGCTAAGAGGTCATCATTActcttagtctgaaagaaagggaagaagcagCTTTAAAACAGCTGGCCCAGAAGTCTGCACAGCCAACATTTCTACTGCTAAAGATTCCTTCAGTTCAAAAAGTACATATTTGACAAGTCATGTGTCTATGCAAGAATGCTGAAAAGCGTAAGTGTGCTGCACTGTGCAGAGTCAGTAAACTGAAATGGAACTTTAACTCCTCACATATGAGTGAGCACTGAAACTTCTCTCTGTCCCCAAAAATTCTTAATCTTTCAGTACCAgggagaaaaatttaaaaaaaaaaatcacttaaagCAGAGTAAAACATCACAGTGTAAAACTTCTCAATTTTGACTGGAAGGTTGCTTATGCATAAAAATGAAGGCAATGCTTAGATAATTAAACCACCAAATACCAGGAAGTTAGTACAATATCCTTCAATTGAATATGATCAAATATTTTCTGGTGGACAAATTCACAACAAAAAGCTCAAATCAAAGGAGAACAAAAATCAATCCAACATTAACACAATACAATTTCTAGCTCAAAATACTGAGCTACAGACCACTAGAAACTAGAACAGAGGCAGGGGAAAAAGCCACTCTCACCATATACTCTTGCCTTGCTTTCAAGCTCTTTTCTAGGGAATTTTAAGAGATGGGGTATTTGTTTGATGGACTTTTTGTCTAACCTCATATGATTGTTCCTGAAACTACTGTTAGCCACAAAAGCTGCCTGGAATGTGACAAGGCAGCAAGCACAGGATTCCCAACAACCAGACTCCCAAACAGAGAATACATCTTTCAGAATAAAGCAAAGTGTAGAAACACTAAACTCTTAAGCATTAATTGGCAGGCTTTATActctttaaaatacagtttttcaaATGCTGAAAATCAAAATGTGCTCAACATTTTTCCCAttagatgagaaaaaaaaattaaaaggaaacagCTGTGCTAGCAGCATTCCTTGAGCAACTGTATTTTTCAGCTGGATAACACATTTGAACTCTCCTCCAACATCCCAGCTCAAAGGTACTGCTTGGGAGTTAACCAGTTGCTTTCCATCATGTCTGCAAGTCTGTAACTCCCACACACATCCATGTTAAAAACTACACTGCAGACGTTACAATTCTACACATTTAGAATAAAGGTACATttgcttaatttaaaaaatagctgcATGTTCTCTACAGTCTCTTTTTGCAAATGTCAATTCCAGAACAGCTAGGAACACTGATCACAGCACTGTGGAAAGAGCATGGATGGGATCTGTGCCATTTACAAAGAGCAGCTACAAAACAAAAGGGAGCTTTGGGAGGAGAACATATTTGCTCTGCATGAACTgatagaaatatagaaaatttACAGATAGAAAAAGTATTAGTAAAGGTAAAATCCTCTAGAACAAGCATGTTTTTATTGAATCATCTCAGAAATAGTGTAGCCTTCTGAGAAGGTTTATCAAAGGCTGGAAGAAAACACATCACTCCAAGGATCCAGTCTGATGTGTATCTAAAGCTGGCTTTTCTGCTATGGAAATGCCATTGTTGTTTGCTGTGCAAACAAAGCTCTTCCAAGGGCTCCTTCCTCCCAGGAGTCAGAGCAGCTCCTTGATCTGCCATGTCACACAGCCATGCAAACAGGCACAGGCAATGGAAATAGAAATATGAAACAAAAGCCATAAAGCCCACCCAGCTCGTGTGGGGAGGATGGGCACAAACTAttataacaaaataataataataataataataataataataataataataataataataataataataataataataacaataataataattatttatatatatatatatatatatatatatatatatatatatatatatatatatatatatatatatatgtatgtataacaTTTTTGAGCACAAACTACTGGTGTACAACAATGCTGGTTTACCTGTGATCTGATTAGATTTTGTACCTAATTGAAACCCATTTTGTGGGcatgggggcacagggggaagGGAAACAAGCGAGTGCAACTATTGCCTAAACCAAGGTAGCACAAAAAGGCACAGAACAGtgattttctgctttgctgctggatCTGCCCACCCTCCTGCAAACGTGATGGTTCAAACAGACTATGAGCTGTCAGCATCTTTACCCTGCTGAAAGACTGGGGAAATTAGATTAAGATTTCAGATACTTAGAGTACAAGTACTTGTTATCAAGCCAAATAGGTCAAGATGTGACTCAGCTTGaagaaaactaagaaaaataCACACGTTCAGACATTACTCATCTGCAGTCCTTGCTGAACAAAGGAATTTAAGACAGCCATTCTTCTTCTGACTTACCCATAAACTATTTCTGGTCTAGGTTGGAAGGCACTGCCTCCTCTGCAGCCAATTAGTAAACAGCTTCTCAAAGCTGTAACATTATACTCTTGGCAAAGAAAACTATTTAGCAAAGCTTTGGAAAAATTACAAACCAGCAGCTCTCTTCTTAATGTTCCACAATGGCAACCATTCAGAACCTTTAAAATCAAAGTATTTTCGTAGCATATCTTTTTAATTGAAGTAAAAGCAATGGTGCATATTTATTAAACAACTTTTCCCATTTACTAAGAACTGTGTCATCCTGCTTAGCATAAAAACTCCtacattaaaatatgaaaaattagaaaatctCATCATTAGAAATGCTCATCCAGAcctattttgtttttttgtataaaaaaCCACTTTATAATTATACAATTCATATTCTGTTTTCCTCTCACCACTTTCTTTCAGTGCAACGAAACTTGAATAATGACCTATACAATTCATTTCATCTTAGTTTCTCAACAGGTATATCCTATTTACTGCATCTCATTCAAATccctttatatatatataattattccTACCTAAGATTTTCTTTGATGGTTGTTGTTGCTGTATTTGAGTTTTTCAAACATCAAACTTCACAACAATCTGTAATTAAGTTACTGCATTTTGCAAACAGAATAGAAGCCTAGACACATGAATACTGAAAACAC comes from Molothrus aeneus isolate 106 chromosome 18, BPBGC_Maene_1.0, whole genome shotgun sequence and encodes:
- the SPECC1L gene encoding cytospin-A, encoding MKKASRSVGSVPKVPGVNKAQTSEKAKPENGSSVSAVTKLSKTGTSASLLKTKSNDDLLAGMAGGGGVTMTNGVKAKKNSCVSTAPSAPGTTMNTLENKPKTIAGTSSTAKRSASSGNKESSSSRERIRERSRLSQSKKLPLAGQGPGDAGLAKRSRSRTNPDSDVRMSKSKSDNQISDRAALEAKVNDLLTLAKTKDVEILHLRNELRDMRAQLGLNEDHLEGDEKSEEKEAIVVHQPTDVESTLLQLQEQNTAIREELNQLKNENRMLKDRLNALGFSLEQRLDNSEKLFGYQSLSPEITAGNHSDGGGTLTSSVEGSAPGSMEDLLSQDENTLMDNQHSNSMDNLDSECSEVYQPLTSSDDALDAPSSSESEGVPSIERSRKGSSGNASEVSVACLTERIHQMEENQHSTAEELQATLQELADLQQITQELNSENERLGEEKVILMESLCQQSDKLEHFSRQIEYFRSLLDEHHISYVIDEDMKSGRYMELEQRYMELAENARFEREQLLGVQQHLSNTLKMAEQDNKEAQEMIGALKERNHHMERIIESEQKSKTALASTLEEYKATVASDQIEMNRLKAQLEHEKQRVAELYSIHNSGDKSDIQDLLESVRLDKEKAESLASGLQEELAHTRNDANRLQDAIAKVEDEYRVFQEEAKKQIEDLNVTLEKLRTELEEKETERSDMKETIFELEDEVEQHRAVKLHDNLIISDLENTVKKLQDQKHDMEREIKNLHRRLREESAEWRQFQADLQTAVVIANDIKSEAQEEIGDLKRRLHEAQEKNEKLTKELEEIKSRKQEEERGRVYNYMNAVERDLAALRQGMGLSRRSSTSSEPTPTVKTLIKSFDSASSQVPSPAAATIPRTPLSPSPMKTPPAAAVSPMQRHSISGPISASKPLATLTDKRPSYAEIPVQEHLLRTSSTSRPASLPRVPAMESAKSISVSRRSSEEIKRDISAPDGASPASLMAMGTTSPQLSLSSSPTASVTPTTRSRIREERKDPLSALAREYGGSKRNALLKWCQKKTEGYQNIDITNFSSSWNDGLAFCAVLHTYLPAHIPYQELNSQDKRRNFTLAFQAAESVGIKSTLDINEMVRTERPDWQNVMLYVTAIYKYFET